The proteins below come from a single Methanothrix thermoacetophila PT genomic window:
- a CDS encoding FkbM family methyltransferase encodes MDLDRLVLGAELPDGVLIRFRPFSEGDADMIRDVYQHRHYDLLDIRPGEVVFDVGAHIGSFALRAAGMVGEDGLVVAVEPERSNYELLRMNSEGMDSIIPLRMALSDFRGTGRLFLAEGTVAHSLVFRRSTSWDEVPVNTMNGLIEELGIGPDVVKIDAEGAALKILSCADRMRCRKIAIAAYHFPAEDLQVAGRLRSMGFMPNIIHVRASVYRSPFAPSVPIVMGEWRGNV; translated from the coding sequence ATGGATCTGGATCGTCTTGTGCTGGGCGCAGAGCTCCCAGATGGTGTTCTGATCAGATTCCGGCCGTTCTCCGAGGGGGACGCTGATATGATAAGGGACGTATACCAGCACAGGCACTACGATCTCCTGGACATACGCCCGGGCGAGGTGGTGTTTGATGTTGGCGCGCATATCGGATCGTTCGCGTTAAGAGCTGCAGGGATGGTGGGGGAGGATGGCCTTGTGGTCGCGGTGGAGCCGGAGCGGAGCAACTACGAGCTTCTCAGGATGAATTCGGAGGGAATGGATAGCATCATTCCACTGCGCATGGCTCTGTCTGATTTCAGGGGAACTGGCAGGTTATTTCTTGCAGAGGGGACAGTTGCTCACTCCCTGGTCTTCCGCAGAAGCACCTCCTGGGATGAGGTTCCTGTCAACACCATGAACGGTCTCATCGAGGAGCTTGGGATCGGGCCGGATGTGGTCAAGATCGACGCTGAGGGTGCTGCGCTGAAGATCCTGAGCTGTGCTGATAGAATGCGCTGCAGGAAGATCGCGATTGCAGCGTACCACTTCCCTGCTGAGGACCTCCAGGTCGCAGGCAGGCTGCGATCGATGGGTTTCATGCCGAATATAATCCATGTGAGGGCGAGCGTATACAGAAGCCCTTTCGCCCCAAGCGTCCCCATAGTCATGGGCGAGTGGAGGGGAAACGTCTGA
- a CDS encoding GNAT family N-acetyltransferase, with protein MEIMEHYYSDLRAQWPEKFVSLERAFSHIHAGDRIFIGTGCGEPQFLVQALADYVREHPKAFFDTEILHVWTLGAAPYTDIKFRENFRLNTFFIGRSTRDAVNKELADYTPIFFSAIPDLIYRGRIPIDVALIQTTPPDRHGYLNLGISVDIVKAAVEKASVVIAQINSNMPRVQGDGFIHMDDVSFVIPHDEPLLEYMESVPTELAQQIGRYVARIVEDGSTIEAGYGMIPNAVLANLKHKKHLGIHTSLLTDGFIELMKVGAVDNSMKSIDRYKTIASFCMGTRKTYEYIHDNPAIEFKTIDYTNNPLIIAKNRNMVSINSAMEVDLTGQATAESLGTFFHSGIGGQADFMRGAVLSPGGKAILALPSTAENGRISRIVPMLREGAGVTLTRGDLHYVVTEYGIAYLHGKNVRERAMDLIALAHPKFRPWLLEEAKRLSLIYADQEFVPGEKGEYPEHLETYRTTKTGINILLRPVKITDEPLLKDFFYSLSDETMYQRFASARKGMSHKQLQDFVVIDYTREMVILAVIEEDDKEEVIGLGQYSIAEGTHTAEVAIVVRDDYQRKGVGMEILSYLVYLARKQGLFYLNAEVLVENQAVLRMFERLNLRTERKLEEGVYSVKIYL; from the coding sequence ATGGAGATCATGGAGCACTACTACAGTGATCTGAGGGCGCAGTGGCCTGAAAAGTTCGTCTCGCTGGAGAGGGCGTTCAGCCACATACACGCGGGCGACAGGATCTTCATAGGCACCGGCTGCGGCGAGCCGCAGTTCCTGGTCCAGGCGCTCGCCGACTACGTTAGGGAGCATCCGAAGGCCTTCTTCGACACTGAGATACTTCACGTATGGACGCTGGGCGCTGCTCCATACACGGATATCAAGTTCAGGGAGAACTTCAGGCTGAACACATTCTTCATAGGGAGAAGCACGCGCGATGCTGTTAACAAGGAGCTCGCGGATTACACCCCAATATTCTTCTCAGCTATACCGGATCTGATCTACAGGGGGCGCATACCCATAGACGTCGCGCTCATACAGACGACCCCGCCGGATCGGCACGGCTACCTGAATCTGGGGATAAGCGTTGACATCGTGAAGGCTGCTGTGGAGAAAGCATCAGTTGTCATTGCACAGATAAACTCAAACATGCCCAGGGTCCAGGGGGACGGCTTCATCCACATGGACGATGTGAGCTTTGTGATACCCCATGACGAGCCACTTCTCGAGTATATGGAGAGTGTGCCGACAGAGCTGGCCCAGCAGATCGGAAGATATGTGGCGAGGATAGTGGAGGACGGATCCACGATCGAGGCCGGCTACGGGATGATACCGAACGCCGTCCTCGCAAACCTGAAGCACAAGAAGCATCTCGGCATTCACACATCGCTTCTCACAGATGGGTTCATAGAGCTCATGAAGGTAGGGGCTGTTGATAACTCGATGAAGAGCATAGACAGATACAAGACCATAGCCTCGTTCTGCATGGGCACGCGGAAGACGTACGAATACATACACGATAATCCAGCGATAGAGTTCAAGACGATCGATTACACAAACAATCCTCTCATCATAGCAAAGAACCGAAACATGGTATCGATCAACAGCGCGATGGAGGTCGATCTCACAGGCCAGGCGACAGCCGAGTCTCTCGGAACGTTCTTCCACAGCGGCATTGGAGGCCAGGCAGACTTCATGCGCGGCGCGGTCCTCTCGCCAGGGGGCAAGGCGATTCTCGCTTTGCCATCGACCGCTGAGAACGGGAGAATATCCAGAATAGTTCCGATGCTCAGGGAGGGCGCCGGGGTCACGCTGACGAGAGGGGATCTGCATTATGTCGTCACAGAGTATGGGATCGCATACCTGCACGGCAAGAACGTCAGGGAGCGTGCGATGGATCTCATAGCCCTGGCACATCCGAAGTTCCGGCCGTGGCTTCTGGAGGAGGCGAAGCGGCTCTCGCTCATCTATGCTGACCAGGAGTTCGTACCAGGCGAGAAGGGAGAGTACCCGGAGCATCTGGAGACGTACAGGACGACCAAGACCGGGATCAACATACTTCTCAGGCCTGTGAAGATAACAGATGAGCCGCTCCTGAAGGACTTCTTCTACTCTCTATCAGACGAGACTATGTACCAGAGATTCGCATCCGCACGGAAGGGCATGAGCCACAAGCAGCTTCAGGATTTTGTTGTCATTGATTACACCCGGGAGATGGTGATCCTCGCCGTGATCGAGGAGGATGATAAAGAGGAGGTGATCGGCCTCGGGCAGTACAGCATCGCAGAGGGGACGCATACCGCAGAGGTGGCCATAGTCGTCAGAGATGATTACCAGAGGAAGGGAGTGGGCATGGAGATCCTCTCGTATCTTGTGTACCTTGCAAGAAAGCAGGGTCTGTTCTACCTGAATGCGGAAGTGCTGGTGGAGAACCAGGCGGTTCTGAGGATGTTCGAGCGGCTTAACCTCCGCACTGAGCGAAAGCTGGAGGAAGGAGTGTATTCAGTTAAGATATATCTGTGA
- a CDS encoding phosphate uptake regulator PhoU, giving the protein METRKVQRTGKSTFIVSLPKGWVVRSGIKPGSIVYITQGESGELVLSPERTSQSLKVKLDIGEKSGEALIRDIIGCYLSGYRTIEVVSPYMTPEQKRDIHQIVSKLIGPEILEETGNKVLIQDLLNSDELQSDRALRRLRTVVKSMIQDAIDSLIGMKKRLAQDVIQRDDDVDRLNLLVSRQFIEMLRTGALSQSSLDVITAFNYALAASNLERIADHAHSIANLVIEHSMSVPDDMALELTRISSIICGLIDEAISALLHRNTEIANSIIEQTKEIRREAMRSFEPVISSSSTGVNQEEILMRMVISSSIARFLDHIKNIGEFTINMTHAQLRKS; this is encoded by the coding sequence ATGGAGACCAGAAAGGTTCAGAGGACCGGGAAATCAACGTTCATAGTCTCACTCCCGAAGGGCTGGGTTGTGAGAAGCGGCATAAAGCCCGGGTCGATAGTGTACATCACACAGGGAGAGAGTGGGGAGCTCGTACTCTCGCCTGAGCGGACGAGCCAGAGCCTGAAGGTGAAGCTGGATATCGGGGAGAAGTCGGGAGAGGCGCTGATAAGGGACATAATCGGATGCTACCTGTCAGGGTACAGAACGATCGAGGTGGTCTCCCCCTACATGACGCCAGAGCAGAAGAGGGACATACACCAGATAGTGAGCAAGCTGATAGGGCCTGAGATACTGGAAGAGACAGGAAACAAGGTTCTGATACAGGATCTCCTGAACTCGGATGAGCTCCAGTCCGATAGGGCTCTCAGGCGGCTCAGGACCGTTGTGAAATCGATGATACAGGATGCGATCGACTCTCTGATAGGGATGAAGAAGAGACTCGCACAGGATGTCATACAGCGCGACGATGATGTGGATCGCCTTAATCTTCTTGTATCACGCCAGTTCATCGAGATGCTCAGGACTGGCGCGCTCTCTCAGAGCTCGCTCGATGTCATCACAGCCTTCAACTATGCGCTCGCTGCATCCAACCTGGAGAGGATCGCAGATCACGCACACAGCATAGCAAATCTGGTGATCGAGCACAGCATGTCTGTTCCAGATGATATGGCGCTGGAGCTCACGAGGATCTCCTCAATCATCTGCGGCCTCATAGATGAGGCCATATCAGCACTGCTCCACAGAAACACAGAGATCGCGAACTCGATAATAGAACAAACCAAGGAGATACGCAGAGAGGCGATGAGGAGCTTCGAGCCAGTTATATCCAGCTCATCTACGGGGGTGAACCAGGAGGAGATCCTGATGAGGATGGTGATCTCAAGCAGCATCGCGAGATTCCTGGATCACATAAAGAACATCGGTGAGTTTACGATAAATATGACGCATGCCCAGCTGCGCAAGTCTTGA
- the phoU gene encoding phosphate signaling complex protein PhoU translates to MSPYRERYHRDLNALRAMTRELSDLVSSSIERSVEALCRNDAILAREVVQGDYAVDDLSVKLESKCMELLALQQPMAKDLRMIIGILKIGIDLERAGDLAVDIARVVIQTKDKNRMEMPDGLSKMAGIAVEMLSGAMEALEKGDPDMARNVTRHDYVIDSLYVKVRDVLMRMTAEDMNLMDQTIPLLMVNRHIERIGDHICNICESIVYMIEGKREHLN, encoded by the coding sequence GTGAGTCCGTACAGAGAGAGGTACCACAGAGATCTGAACGCGCTCAGGGCGATGACAAGAGAGCTCTCAGATCTCGTCTCCTCTTCGATAGAGAGATCCGTGGAGGCACTCTGCAGGAACGATGCCATCCTGGCCAGGGAGGTTGTTCAGGGCGACTACGCGGTTGACGATCTGAGCGTGAAGCTGGAGAGCAAGTGCATGGAGCTCCTGGCCCTTCAGCAGCCCATGGCGAAGGATCTGAGGATGATAATCGGCATACTGAAGATAGGGATAGATCTCGAGCGCGCGGGAGATCTCGCCGTGGACATAGCGAGGGTCGTGATCCAGACGAAGGACAAGAACCGCATGGAGATGCCAGACGGCCTCTCGAAGATGGCAGGCATAGCAGTCGAGATGTTATCTGGAGCGATGGAGGCTCTCGAGAAAGGGGACCCAGATATGGCCAGGAACGTGACGAGGCATGATTACGTGATCGATTCTCTCTACGTAAAGGTACGTGATGTGCTCATGAGGATGACAGCGGAAGACATGAACCTCATGGACCAGACAATCCCACTGCTGATGGTGAACAGACACATTGAGAGGATCGGGGATCACATCTGCAACATCTGCGAGTCCATAGTTTATATGATCGAAGGGAAGAGGGAGCATCTGAACTGA
- the pstB gene encoding phosphate ABC transporter ATP-binding protein PstB, producing the protein MSRGRQEVSCLFKIESRNLSLWYGSKQALKSITLGIPENKITALIGPSGCGKSTFIRCINRMNDLIPGVRIEGEILYDGKNIYDRDTDVVALRKKIGMVFQKPNPFPMSIYDNIAYGPRIHGYKNIDRIVEQSLRDAALWEEVEDRLDQPAMGLSGGQQQRLCIARALAMRPEVILFDEPCSALDPISTARIEELMESLRGKYTQIIVTHNMQQAARVSDYTAYFYMGEMIEFGETKQIFENPRERSTEDYITGRFG; encoded by the coding sequence ATGAGCCGTGGGCGGCAGGAGGTATCTTGCTTGTTCAAGATAGAGTCGAGGAACCTATCGCTCTGGTACGGCAGTAAGCAGGCTCTGAAGAGCATAACCCTGGGGATTCCTGAGAACAAGATAACAGCGCTAATAGGTCCATCAGGATGCGGAAAATCTACGTTTATCAGATGCATCAACAGGATGAACGATCTCATACCAGGCGTCAGGATAGAAGGAGAGATTCTGTACGATGGAAAGAACATCTACGACAGGGACACTGATGTTGTGGCTCTAAGAAAAAAGATTGGCATGGTCTTCCAGAAGCCAAATCCCTTCCCGATGTCGATCTACGATAACATCGCATACGGCCCGAGGATTCACGGCTATAAGAACATAGACAGAATCGTGGAGCAGAGCCTGAGGGATGCAGCGCTCTGGGAGGAGGTGGAGGACAGGCTCGACCAGCCTGCCATGGGCCTGAGCGGTGGGCAGCAGCAGAGGCTCTGCATAGCAAGAGCGCTGGCGATGCGGCCTGAGGTCATACTCTTCGACGAGCCGTGTAGCGCGCTCGATCCGATATCGACAGCACGCATAGAGGAGCTCATGGAATCGCTAAGGGGCAAATACACACAGATCATCGTGACGCACAACATGCAGCAGGCTGCGAGGGTCTCTGATTACACCGCATACTTCTACATGGGGGAGATGATCGAGTTCGGAGAGACGAAGCAGATCTTCGAGAACCCTAGAGAGAGGAGCACAGAGGATTACATCACTGGAAGGTTCGGTTGA
- the aspS gene encoding aspartate--tRNA(Asn) ligase, translated as MDGSEVTLAGHVHEIRDLGGICFLVLRDREGLAQVTVLTKRADRKLVETVRGVSRESVVLVRGRVKAEPKAPNGFEILPEAVEVLSRADSPLPLDPTGKVGAELDTRLDARFLDLRRPASMAVFKIESAVMRSLRNTFYEKGFIEVCTPKIVATATEGGTALFPISYFEREAFLNQSPQLYKQILMATGLDRVFEIGPIFRAEEHDTRRHLNEAISVDVEVSYADHEDVMSLLENAVSSAYRYVSEICEKELQILGVDLDIPKTPFRRITYTEALEMASESGRKSMEWGDDIDTETEHYLGSLIGEHYFLTDWPSSVKPYYTQPYEDKPEICKGFDLMHPSMELASGAQRVHDYELLISRIKEKGLNPESFEFYLKPFRYGMPPHAGWGLGLARLVQTMLGLENIRDAVLFPRDRRRLVP; from the coding sequence ATGGACGGATCAGAGGTCACGCTGGCAGGACATGTCCACGAGATCAGGGATCTTGGTGGAATATGCTTTCTCGTTCTCAGAGACAGGGAGGGGCTCGCGCAGGTGACGGTTCTCACAAAGAGGGCTGACCGAAAGCTGGTGGAGACTGTGCGCGGCGTGAGCAGGGAGAGTGTGGTTCTCGTTCGCGGCAGGGTCAAGGCAGAGCCGAAGGCCCCGAACGGCTTCGAGATCCTCCCTGAGGCTGTGGAGGTGCTCTCGAGGGCGGATTCGCCTCTGCCTCTGGATCCCACAGGCAAGGTGGGCGCTGAGCTCGACACCAGGCTCGATGCGAGGTTTCTGGATCTCAGAAGGCCTGCGTCCATGGCTGTCTTCAAGATAGAATCCGCTGTCATGAGAAGCCTGAGGAATACGTTTTACGAGAAGGGATTCATCGAGGTATGCACGCCAAAGATCGTTGCAACAGCAACTGAGGGCGGCACGGCCCTCTTCCCGATAAGCTACTTCGAGCGGGAGGCGTTCCTGAACCAGAGCCCGCAGCTCTACAAGCAGATTCTGATGGCTACGGGTCTCGATAGGGTTTTCGAGATAGGACCGATATTCAGGGCGGAGGAGCATGATACCAGAAGACATCTTAACGAGGCGATCTCAGTGGACGTTGAGGTGAGCTACGCGGATCACGAGGATGTGATGTCGCTCCTGGAGAACGCGGTTTCTTCGGCTTACAGATACGTCTCGGAGATCTGCGAGAAAGAGCTCCAGATTCTGGGAGTGGATCTGGATATCCCGAAGACACCCTTCCGCAGGATCACCTACACAGAGGCCCTTGAGATGGCCAGTGAGTCTGGGAGGAAAAGCATGGAGTGGGGCGATGACATAGATACGGAGACCGAGCACTACCTCGGATCTCTGATAGGAGAGCACTACTTCCTGACGGACTGGCCGAGCTCTGTGAAGCCATACTACACGCAGCCCTACGAGGATAAGCCGGAGATTTGCAAGGGGTTCGATCTCATGCATCCGTCGATGGAGCTCGCCAGCGGGGCTCAGCGCGTCCATGATTATGAGCTTCTCATTAGCAGAATAAAAGAGAAGGGGCTGAACCCGGAGAGCTTCGAGTTCTACCTCAAGCCCTTCAGGTACGGAATGCCGCCGCATGCAGGCTGGGGGCTGGGTCTGGCACGTCTCGTCCAGACGATGCTCGGACTCGAGAACATCAGGGATGCAGTGCTCTTTCCAAGGGACAGGAGGAGACTGGTTCCCTGA
- a CDS encoding 6-hydroxymethylpterin diphosphokinase MptE-like protein, translated as MRFEEWDRIYKRILADFSFSRSRDEEAARVLSSLLDSIDQITLDELKDAVRGRDVVVCGNAPRLRDEIGGITPSDVVLAADGATSVLLEHDVIPDIIVTDLDGCMPDIIDANRRGSAVVVHAHGDNIDKLKEHVPHLRRVLGTTQASPLENVHNFGGFTDGDRAVFLALEFMPKSIRLIGFDFDDENVTPRKSKKLRWAKVLLEIALGPGCTDP; from the coding sequence ATGCGCTTTGAGGAATGGGATAGGATATACAAGAGGATCCTTGCCGACTTCAGCTTCTCCAGATCCAGGGATGAGGAGGCGGCGCGCGTTCTCTCCTCTCTTCTCGATTCCATCGATCAGATCACGCTGGACGAGCTCAAGGATGCTGTTCGCGGCAGGGATGTGGTGGTGTGCGGCAACGCTCCCCGCCTGAGAGATGAGATCGGAGGAATAACTCCCTCGGATGTTGTCTTGGCAGCAGACGGCGCCACATCAGTGCTTCTTGAGCATGATGTGATCCCTGACATCATAGTGACAGATCTGGATGGATGCATGCCGGACATCATCGATGCCAATCGCAGGGGATCTGCGGTCGTGGTGCATGCGCACGGGGATAACATCGATAAGCTGAAGGAGCACGTGCCGCATCTCAGGCGTGTCCTGGGAACGACACAGGCATCGCCGCTGGAGAACGTCCACAACTTCGGAGGGTTCACAGACGGCGACAGGGCCGTGTTTCTCGCACTCGAGTTCATGCCCAAAAGCATCAGACTGATCGGGTTCGATTTTGATGATGAGAACGTCACGCCCAGAAAGTCCAAGAAGCTCAGATGGGCGAAGGTGCTCCTTGAGATCGCGCTCGGACCCGGATGCACAGATCCCTGA
- a CDS encoding mRNA surveillance protein pelota, which produces MRVIKRNLRGDEGEISLVAESLDDLWHLKHLVSPGDLVFATTQRKISGATDKLRPEKAERRTVRLGISVEAVEFHTYSNWLRIHGVIKSGVDIGSYHTLNIEAGSELSIIKRWRPDELQRIEEAVAESNRPRVVLALVEEGEATIGVLRQFGVQTVAEIRGGSGKGSGSSVRDDFLKEVADQIANSAGDDAYVVLAGPGFTKEDLRKVMEARYPDLLKRLTMDDASSTGRSGFQEVLRRGTVDRIVEASRISRETRLMDDLMKEIATDGRAAYGIREVREAANYGAIETLMIVDQLVRRGDVESLIRDVAAGRGRVVIFSTEFEPGERLEALGGVAALLRFRIPGAS; this is translated from the coding sequence ATGCGCGTCATAAAAAGAAACCTTCGCGGTGATGAGGGCGAGATCTCGCTCGTTGCCGAGAGCCTCGATGATCTCTGGCATCTGAAGCATCTCGTCTCTCCTGGAGATCTGGTCTTTGCCACAACACAGCGCAAGATCTCCGGCGCGACGGACAAGCTCCGGCCGGAGAAGGCTGAGCGCAGGACTGTACGGCTTGGCATCTCAGTTGAGGCTGTGGAGTTCCACACATACTCAAACTGGCTCAGGATCCATGGGGTGATAAAGTCAGGGGTGGATATCGGGTCTTATCACACGCTGAACATCGAGGCCGGGTCGGAGCTCTCTATAATAAAGAGATGGCGCCCTGACGAGCTCCAGAGGATCGAGGAGGCTGTTGCGGAGTCGAATCGCCCGCGCGTCGTCCTGGCTCTCGTCGAGGAGGGGGAGGCAACAATAGGCGTCCTCCGGCAGTTCGGCGTCCAGACCGTGGCCGAGATCAGGGGAGGGAGCGGGAAAGGCTCTGGATCCAGCGTGAGAGATGATTTCCTAAAAGAGGTCGCGGATCAGATTGCGAACTCTGCTGGCGATGATGCTTATGTTGTCCTGGCAGGCCCGGGCTTCACGAAGGAGGATCTCAGGAAGGTGATGGAGGCCAGGTACCCTGATCTCCTCAAGCGCCTCACAATGGATGATGCATCATCCACAGGAAGGTCTGGATTCCAGGAGGTTCTGAGAAGAGGAACGGTTGACAGGATCGTCGAGGCGAGCAGGATATCGCGCGAGACCAGGCTGATGGACGATCTGATGAAGGAGATAGCGACAGATGGGAGGGCAGCTTACGGCATCAGAGAGGTCAGGGAGGCTGCGAACTACGGCGCGATCGAGACGCTCATGATTGTGGATCAGCTCGTACGCAGGGGTGACGTTGAGAGCCTGATAAGAGATGTAGCAGCTGGACGCGGCAGGGTTGTGATATTCAGCACAGAGTTTGAGCCAGGGGAGAGGCTGGAGGCCCTGGGCGGGGTCGCTGCGCTGCTGCGCTTCAGGATTCCAGGAGCATCGTGA
- a CDS encoding ferritin family protein, giving the protein MPEFATPFAGMASDRKLTKQELVRAIRYVIAAEYEAIQLYTQLAESTDDECARAVLIDIADEEVVHAGEFLRLLKELEPREEELYKEGYEEVEEILEKLRK; this is encoded by the coding sequence ATGCCTGAGTTTGCCACACCGTTTGCTGGCATGGCCAGCGATCGCAAGCTTACAAAGCAGGAGCTTGTGAGGGCGATAAGGTACGTTATCGCGGCTGAGTATGAGGCGATCCAGCTCTACACGCAGCTCGCAGAGTCGACAGATGACGAATGCGCAAGGGCTGTCCTGATCGACATCGCTGATGAGGAGGTTGTGCACGCAGGCGAGTTCCTGAGGCTTTTAAAGGAGCTCGAGCCGCGCGAGGAGGAACTGTATAAAGAGGGATATGAGGAGGTTGAGGAGATTCTGGAGAAGCTCAGAAAGTGA
- a CDS encoding Fic family protein yields MNESRALPGTHYFGRLQWDMSRLHPFYDGNKRTAFAAMILRIYRFWIGKQDEEVIHRVLHKISNVVRVRC; encoded by the coding sequence ATAAACGAATCGAGAGCACTCCCAGGAACCCATTACTTCGGAAGGCTGCAATGGGATATGTCTCGGCTGCATCCATTTTATGACGGAAATAAAAGAACCGCTTTTGCAGCAATGATTCTAAGAATCTACAGGTTCTGGATAGGAAAACAGGACGAGGAGGTGATCCATCGAGTTCTCCATAAGATCTCCAATGTAGTACGAGTGCGATGTTGA
- a CDS encoding HAD family hydrolase: MPEVISFDMDGTLVSPKYVDRVWMEGIPELYAKRHGVELDNAKEIVIGEYLKIGSDRLEWYDLGYWLEKFDLKIDKYELLEMYRSEIEVYPEVEEVLDSLRDAGYELVVTSNAAREFIEMELDGLMDRFSRVFSVTSDFRDVKKSPRSYILVCRALGRKPLEVLHIGDHYVYDYEAPIEAGLDALFLDRMGNRSGPEVVVDLREAADRILNGM; this comes from the coding sequence ATGCCAGAAGTGATATCCTTCGATATGGACGGGACCCTAGTGAGCCCGAAGTACGTTGACAGGGTGTGGATGGAGGGGATCCCGGAGCTTTACGCGAAGCGCCATGGCGTGGAGCTGGACAATGCAAAGGAGATCGTCATCGGGGAGTATTTGAAGATCGGAAGCGACAGGCTCGAGTGGTACGACCTGGGGTACTGGCTGGAGAAGTTCGATCTCAAGATCGATAAGTACGAGCTCCTCGAGATGTACAGATCTGAGATAGAGGTGTACCCCGAGGTGGAGGAGGTCCTCGATTCTCTGAGAGATGCTGGCTACGAGCTCGTGGTAACATCCAACGCGGCGAGGGAGTTCATCGAGATGGAGCTCGACGGGCTGATGGACAGGTTCAGCAGGGTATTCTCTGTGACATCTGATTTCAGGGATGTTAAGAAGTCGCCCCGATCGTACATCCTGGTCTGCAGGGCTCTTGGAAGAAAGCCACTGGAGGTGCTCCACATCGGGGATCATTACGTTTACGACTACGAGGCTCCAATCGAGGCCGGCCTGGATGCGCTCTTCCTGGACAGAATGGGGAACAGAAGTGGCCCTGAGGTCGTGGTAGATCTGAGAGAGGCGGCGGACAGGATATTGAACGGAATGTAA
- the pyrF gene encoding orotidine-5'-phosphate decarboxylase, producing MKKNSRLILALDVESRDKANSIASETEGIFDAIKVGYPLMLSEGLSVIKELSNIAPVIADLKIADIPNTNHLICNRLFSAGAQGVIAHAFTGRDSLEACVDVAKRWSGDVYAVTEMSHPGALEFMAPVAERMVMLALVAGASGIVAPATRPERIRALRRAAGGLTIISPGVGAQGGSLRDALEAGADYAIVGRSVYESANPRAAAEALLDLI from the coding sequence ATGAAGAAGAACAGCAGACTGATTCTCGCATTGGATGTTGAGTCAAGGGATAAGGCTAACAGCATAGCCTCTGAGACAGAGGGGATATTCGATGCGATCAAGGTCGGATATCCGCTGATGCTCTCAGAGGGTCTCTCCGTCATAAAAGAGCTGTCGAATATCGCTCCCGTCATCGCGGACCTGAAGATCGCGGATATACCGAACACAAACCATCTGATATGTAATCGACTCTTCAGCGCGGGCGCTCAGGGTGTCATAGCGCATGCCTTCACTGGAAGGGACAGTCTTGAGGCCTGTGTGGATGTGGCGAAGAGATGGAGTGGAGATGTGTATGCGGTGACCGAGATGAGCCATCCTGGAGCGCTGGAGTTCATGGCCCCTGTGGCGGAACGCATGGTCATGCTCGCTCTGGTCGCAGGAGCATCGGGAATAGTAGCGCCAGCCACCAGGCCGGAGCGGATAAGAGCGCTCAGGAGAGCTGCAGGGGGCCTCACGATAATCTCCCCCGGGGTCGGGGCTCAGGGCGGCTCTCTCAGAGATGCGCTCGAGGCAGGCGCAGACTACGCGATTGTGGGCAGATCCGTGTACGAGAGCGCCAATCCCAGGGCAGCGGCTGAGGCGCTGCTCGATCTCATTTGA